From Verrucomicrobiota bacterium, one genomic window encodes:
- a CDS encoding sugar phosphate isomerase/epimerase, whose protein sequence is MKSSTASAVSFLGSLFLAASAVSAAEPRSGNAGVGPSFKGPIGLQLYSLRGDFATEVPGTLKKVKDYGFKIVELAGTYNSTPEKFKQMLDAHGLKPVSGHFPYDRYRDDAEGVARDAKALGLEYVGCAWIPHEGDFDEKQCRDAIGVFNRAGEALAKHGLKFFYHTHGYEFRPHGQGTLFDLMMAETKPNFVRYQMDVFWVVHPGHDPVKLLQKYGARWELMHVKDMKKGLKGDLTGKSDVSNDVVLGTGQMNWPAILSAAAKAGVKYYFIEDESPTAAQQIPQSLRYLERLKW, encoded by the coding sequence ATGAAATCTTCCACCGCATCTGCAGTCTCATTCCTGGGGTCCCTGTTTCTCGCCGCGTCCGCGGTTTCTGCCGCCGAGCCGCGTTCGGGCAACGCCGGCGTGGGGCCCAGTTTCAAAGGGCCGATCGGCCTGCAGCTTTACAGCCTTCGCGGGGACTTTGCCACGGAGGTCCCCGGCACACTCAAGAAGGTCAAAGATTACGGCTTCAAAATCGTCGAACTCGCGGGCACCTACAATTCAACGCCGGAGAAGTTCAAGCAAATGCTCGACGCCCATGGGCTGAAGCCGGTCAGCGGCCACTTTCCTTACGACCGTTACCGCGACGACGCGGAAGGCGTGGCGCGTGATGCGAAGGCGCTGGGACTGGAGTACGTCGGCTGCGCGTGGATTCCGCACGAAGGCGATTTCGACGAAAAGCAATGCCGCGATGCCATCGGCGTCTTCAACCGCGCGGGCGAGGCGCTGGCGAAGCATGGTCTGAAATTCTTTTACCACACCCACGGCTACGAGTTTCGCCCGCATGGCCAGGGCACGCTCTTCGACCTGATGATGGCTGAGACCAAACCCAACTTTGTGCGCTATCAGATGGACGTGTTCTGGGTAGTGCATCCGGGGCACGATCCCGTGAAGCTTCTCCAGAAATACGGCGCGCGGTGGGAGCTGATGCACGTCAAAGACATGAAGAAGGGTCTCAAGGGCGATCTCACGGGCAAGTCGGACGTCAGCAACGACGTGGTGCTGGGCACCGGCCAGATGAACTGGCCCGCCATTCTAAGCGCGGCCGCGAAAGCGGGCGTGAAGTATTATTTCATCGAAGACGAATCGCCGACTGCCGCGCAGCAAATTCCTCAAAGCCTGCGTTATCTGGAACGATTAAAGTGGTGA
- a CDS encoding FkbM family methyltransferase: MSSDSNSGAKTFWQQSNDLNNRAWRHRLARFARANFQRGCARLLQLADDPRVVTAWRHGWDADHFIRLLRCRDRGFRPRIVYDIGAHEGRWTEMCQSIFSPAQCFLFEPQPDYQARAKTRQPAGARWEVIPVALGDAEQIRQIYVTENDTASSLLRPLEGGVPPAWGTRTVNQREVQIATLDELAAKNKWPAPDLVKIDVQGYEGRVIAGGKNVLSQAQRLVVEVSLHAIYSEQSLLPEIAGTLSGWGYEIEDMNDACREWAGRLWQADLWWRRAGNPPTQ; encoded by the coding sequence GTGAGCAGTGATTCGAACAGCGGCGCCAAAACTTTTTGGCAGCAGTCCAACGATTTGAACAACCGCGCCTGGCGGCATCGGCTGGCTCGGTTCGCCCGGGCGAACTTTCAACGCGGCTGCGCCAGGCTCCTGCAGCTTGCCGACGATCCGCGCGTCGTCACGGCCTGGAGACATGGCTGGGATGCGGATCATTTCATCCGGTTGCTTCGTTGCCGCGATCGAGGATTCCGCCCGCGGATTGTGTATGACATTGGCGCGCACGAAGGCCGCTGGACCGAGATGTGCCAATCCATTTTTTCGCCCGCGCAATGTTTCTTATTCGAGCCGCAGCCCGACTACCAGGCCAGGGCCAAAACCCGCCAACCGGCTGGCGCGCGCTGGGAAGTCATTCCGGTGGCTTTGGGCGACGCCGAACAAATTCGGCAGATTTACGTCACGGAAAACGACACGGCGTCCTCGCTCCTACGTCCCTTGGAAGGCGGCGTGCCGCCGGCGTGGGGAACGCGAACTGTGAATCAACGAGAAGTCCAGATCGCCACGCTGGATGAACTGGCCGCCAAGAACAAATGGCCCGCCCCCGATCTGGTGAAGATCGACGTGCAAGGCTATGAAGGCCGCGTCATCGCCGGCGGCAAGAATGTCCTGTCGCAGGCGCAGCGCCTGGTTGTGGAAGTGTCGTTGCACGCCATTTACAGCGAGCAATCATTGCTTCCGGAGATTGCGGGCACCTTATCGGGTTGGGGTTACGAAATCGAGGATATGAATGATGCGTGCCGGGAATGGGCCGGGCGACTCTGGCAGGCCGATCTCTGGTGGCGACGCGCGGGCAATCCGCCAACCCAATGA
- a CDS encoding FkbM family methyltransferase, whose amino-acid sequence MMASDLLASLHRCLRYQQARAWEKPWIDPRRFVTNQLLKFGVIGGSPGNVRAADAFHLRNFAVVSGEAVSQEIACYGFVEPKLTEALLRLVQPGQVVVDIGMHLGYYATLLALLVGERGEVHGFEPTPSTRDIARRNTDRFPQIRVHPFAVWSSVKTLAFRDYGPRWMAFNTSAKSKLDKEPAAPREIEVQTITLDQFRASLDRNIALMKIDAESAEREILAGAQTLLKTDRPTISVEVGDNDQSRDSRLLVDALIGLGYAPWDFVEGRFQRHQPRQAYPYDNLIFAPADVDLS is encoded by the coding sequence ATGATGGCTTCAGATCTCTTGGCAAGTCTCCACCGATGCCTCCGCTATCAGCAAGCGCGGGCCTGGGAGAAGCCGTGGATCGACCCGCGGCGATTCGTAACTAATCAGTTGTTGAAGTTCGGCGTGATCGGCGGCTCGCCCGGGAACGTCCGAGCGGCGGACGCCTTCCATCTGCGAAACTTCGCCGTCGTGAGCGGAGAAGCCGTGAGCCAGGAGATTGCCTGTTATGGGTTCGTCGAGCCGAAACTGACCGAAGCGTTGCTCCGCCTCGTCCAGCCGGGGCAAGTCGTCGTGGACATCGGAATGCACCTGGGCTACTACGCGACGTTGCTGGCCTTGCTCGTCGGGGAGCGCGGAGAGGTTCACGGATTCGAGCCAACGCCTTCGACGCGGGACATCGCCCGCCGGAACACGGATCGGTTTCCACAAATCCGGGTGCATCCCTTCGCGGTTTGGTCTTCGGTGAAGACGCTGGCCTTTCGGGATTATGGTCCGCGGTGGATGGCGTTCAATACCTCGGCTAAATCGAAACTGGACAAAGAACCCGCGGCGCCCAGAGAAATCGAAGTCCAGACCATCACGCTCGATCAATTCCGCGCCTCGCTCGACCGGAACATCGCGCTGATGAAGATCGACGCGGAATCGGCGGAGCGGGAGATTCTCGCCGGGGCGCAGACCCTGCTGAAAACGGACCGCCCGACGATCAGCGTGGAGGTCGGGGACAACGATCAATCGCGGGACAGTCGCTTGCTGGTGGACGCGCTGATCGGGCTGGGCTACGCGCCCTGGGATTTTGTTGAGGGGCGGTTTCAGCGGCACCAGCCGCGCCAGGCTTACCCGTACGACAACTTGATCTTCGCGCCGGCCGATGTGGACCTTTCCTGA
- a CDS encoding glycosyltransferase family 1 protein — translation MKKLNQIFAVVPDCHNSSGYYRLLWSRHIYEGLRPWVKRLIVPDHIDFSWARQGHGIDLTPYAPNRAKVSEQLQGQIRAAHQSHGLDAVISYCFAFDLDLQVVQETVRAGIPWVNFFCDSTQMFEKVEALARAVSLNWFPESAAIRNYQALGVPYLCQPYALNPEFLPDLTSLDSARGVGFIGLPTTNRITQLGWLRCFGCPVDIRGHGWVGEGQDPFYNPVSRSKRFWRSLFVPGLLEKILRRAFWPWVVKRAQGPLSDEAFGEFVRAHRVILGLNQGINAQGRLASYLKFRDVEFPGYGCCYLTEHNADVEAAFEVGQEILTYRNMWEAAEQLRCVRREPHLASKIGQAGRQRVLATHTWEVRLKQLAAKL, via the coding sequence TTGAAAAAACTGAACCAGATCTTCGCGGTCGTGCCGGACTGCCACAATTCATCCGGGTACTACCGCCTGCTCTGGTCGCGGCATATCTACGAAGGTCTCCGGCCCTGGGTCAAACGCCTGATCGTTCCCGACCACATCGACTTTAGCTGGGCGCGACAAGGACACGGCATCGACTTGACCCCCTACGCGCCGAATCGCGCCAAGGTGAGCGAGCAGTTGCAGGGGCAGATTCGAGCAGCCCACCAGAGCCACGGCCTGGACGCGGTCATCTCCTATTGCTTCGCGTTCGATCTCGATCTCCAGGTTGTTCAGGAGACCGTCCGGGCCGGAATTCCGTGGGTGAATTTCTTCTGTGACAGCACCCAGATGTTCGAGAAGGTCGAGGCGCTGGCCCGCGCTGTTTCTCTGAACTGGTTCCCGGAATCGGCGGCCATTCGGAACTACCAGGCCCTCGGCGTGCCTTATCTCTGTCAGCCGTATGCGCTGAATCCGGAATTCCTTCCGGATCTCACGAGCTTAGACTCCGCGCGCGGCGTGGGCTTCATCGGATTGCCCACCACGAATCGCATCACGCAACTGGGCTGGCTGAGGTGCTTTGGTTGCCCGGTTGATATCCGTGGGCACGGCTGGGTAGGCGAAGGGCAGGATCCCTTTTACAATCCAGTTTCCAGGTCGAAACGCTTCTGGAGATCACTGTTCGTGCCGGGATTGCTGGAGAAAATTCTCCGGCGAGCTTTTTGGCCATGGGTCGTCAAGCGCGCTCAAGGACCGTTGAGCGACGAGGCCTTCGGCGAATTTGTCCGCGCCCACCGTGTCATTCTGGGATTGAACCAGGGCATCAACGCGCAAGGCCGGCTGGCCAGTTACTTGAAATTCCGCGACGTGGAATTTCCCGGATACGGGTGCTGTTACCTCACTGAACATAACGCGGACGTCGAAGCCGCATTCGAGGTCGGCCAGGAAATCCTCACTTATCGCAACATGTGGGAAGCCGCAGAACAGCTCCGCTGCGTCCGGCGGGAACCACACCTCGCGTCCAAGATCGGCCAAGCCGGAAGGCAGCGCGTTCTCGCGACGCACACTTGGGAAGTCCGTCTCAAGCAATTGGCGGCGAAACTGTGA